Proteins encoded by one window of Ramlibacter tataouinensis:
- a CDS encoding SixA phosphatase family protein: MDLILWRHAEAEDPHDGLDDLDRALTARGEKQAARAAAWLDRLLPDGARILSSPARRCEQTALALGRKYKLRPELVPGTTVEQLLDAAQWPVARQPVLLVGHQPVLGETLAHLLGIAGGHCPVRKGAAWWIRTRERAGDSQTVVLAVHSPELG, from the coding sequence GTGGACCTGATCCTGTGGCGGCATGCCGAAGCGGAGGACCCGCACGACGGCCTGGACGACCTGGACCGGGCGCTCACGGCGCGCGGCGAGAAGCAGGCCGCCCGCGCGGCCGCCTGGCTGGACCGCCTGCTGCCCGATGGCGCCCGGATCCTGAGCAGCCCGGCGCGGCGCTGCGAGCAGACCGCGCTGGCGCTGGGGCGCAAGTACAAGCTGCGGCCGGAGCTGGTGCCGGGTACCACCGTCGAGCAGTTGCTGGATGCGGCGCAGTGGCCGGTGGCGCGGCAGCCGGTGCTGCTGGTGGGGCACCAGCCGGTGCTGGGCGAAACGCTGGCGCACCTGCTCGGCATCGCCGGCGGCCACTGCCCGGTGCGCAAGGGCGCGGCCTGGTGGATCCGCACGCGCGAGCGGGCCGGCGACAGCCAGACCGTGGTGCTGGCGGTCCATTCGCCGGAGCTCGGTTGA